One Podarcis muralis chromosome Z, rPodMur119.hap1.1, whole genome shotgun sequence DNA segment encodes these proteins:
- the LAMP2 gene encoding lysosome-associated membrane glycoprotein 2 isoform X1 codes for METQRSAAGRLPRALFCALVLFLLEGSVVYQAYAVDVEVKDASNETCLFGRWIMSFSITYETEHNEYRNTVLTFPEHVRYDGSTCDNEISGPVLAIEFGEGHSWNISFTKTNDTYQGIISFTYNTNDTALFPDAKMKGLITTSTNYPLHPVELDTVFICQNMDFVESGSVIQNFQNVVLEAFLPSGNLSDQKTVCDKDAVVTPEPAVPDTSSTDTTSITNTTFIINTTSITNTDTNTNTNTNTNTNANTTSITNDTTEEANTTILSSRSISQPDEIPATGTYSVKSDTEICLLATMGLQLNMTNTPMNINPNTTTASGRCGNRTSVLTLTDTDIVVVFTFAVKNTSFERFYLKAVDVTVTNPVNGTQFAASDNLTFWEASLGSSYMCRKKETLVVTPSCSLHVFNLRIQPFQVQNGQFSIAEDCIPEVDYFFVPIMVGACLAGLIALVLMAYFVGRKTRHNASYEQL; via the exons ATGGAGACGCAGCGCTCAGCCGCCGGTCGCCTCCCGCGCGCTCTCTTCTGCGCCCTCGTCCTCTTCTTGCTCGAAGGATCAG TTGTTTACCAGGCTTATGCTGTGGATGTAGAAGTGAAAGATGCATCCAATGAGACATGCCTATTTGGAAGATGGATTATGAGCTTCTCTATAACATATGAAACTGAACACAATGAATAT AGAAACACAGTTCTTACGTTCCCTGAACATGTAAGGTATGATGGAAGCACTTGTGACAACGAAATATCTGGCCCTGTGCTAGCAATAGAGTTTGGAGAAGGTCATTCTTGGAATATCAGCTTCACGAAAACAAACGACACCTATCAAGGGATCATCTCCTTCACCTACAACACCAATGATACAGCACTGTTTCCAGATGCTAAAATGAAAG gactAATTACCACCTCTACAAACTATCCTTTGCATCCAGTTGAACTAGACACAGTTTTCATTTGTCAAAATATGGACTTCGTTGAATCTGGCAGTGTTATACAGAACTTCCAGAATGTCGTTCTTGAGGCTTTTCTTCCGTCTGGCAACCTAAGTGACCAAA AGACTGTGTGCGATAAAGATGCTGTAGTCACCCCTGAGCCTGCTGTTCCTGATACCAGCTCCACTGACACCACCTCCATCACCAATACCACCTTCATCATCAATACCACCTCCATCACCAATACCGAtaccaataccaataccaataccaataccaataccaatgccaATACCACCTCAATCACCAACGACACCACAGAGGAGGCTAACACAACAATTTTATCATCACGTTCCATCAGCCAACCAGATGAGATACCTGCCACAGGAACCTACTCTGTTAAAAGTGACACCGAGATCTGTCTTCTGGCAACCATGGGGCTGCAGCTGAACATGACAAAT ACTCCAATGAACATTAATCCAAACACAACTACAGCTAGCGGGCGTTGTGGCAATAGAACTTCTGTCCTCACCCTGACAGATACCGACATCGTGGTTGTCTTCACTTTTGCTGTC AAGAACACAAGCTTTGAAAGATTTTACCTGAAAGCGGTGGACGTCACTGTGACCAACCCTGTAAATG GAACGCAGTTTGCTGCAAGTGACAATCTCACTTTCTGGGAGGCCTCCCTCGGAAGCTCATACATGTGTCGAAAAAAGGAGACTCTTGTAGTGACTCCTTCATGTAGCCTGCACGTCTTCAACTTAAGGATCCAGCCATTTCAAGTACAGAATGGCCAGTTCTCCATAG
- the LAMP2 gene encoding lysosome-associated membrane glycoprotein 2 isoform X2 — METQRSAAGRLPRALFCALVLFLLEGSVVYQAYAVDVEVKDASNETCLFGRWIMSFSITYETEHNEYRNTVLTFPEHVRYDGSTCDNEISGPVLAIEFGEGHSWNISFTKTNDTYQGIISFTYNTNDTALFPDAKMKGLITTSTNYPLHPVELDTVFICQNMDFVESGSVIQNFQNVVLEAFLPSGNLSDQKTVCDKDAVVTPEPAVPDTSSTDTTSITNTTFIINTTSITNTDTNTNTNTNTNTNANTTSITNDTTEEANTTILSSRSISQPDEIPATGTYSVKSDTEICLLATMGLQLNMTNTPMNINPNTTTASGRCGNRTSVLTLTDTDIVVVFTFAVKNTSFERFYLKAVDVTVTNPVNGTQFAASDNLTFWEASLGSSYMCRKKETLVVTPSCSLHVFNLRIQPFQVQNGQFSIARECLLDDDTYLIPVIVGAGLMGLIMLIVIAYALGRRQSQPGYQTL; from the exons ATGGAGACGCAGCGCTCAGCCGCCGGTCGCCTCCCGCGCGCTCTCTTCTGCGCCCTCGTCCTCTTCTTGCTCGAAGGATCAG TTGTTTACCAGGCTTATGCTGTGGATGTAGAAGTGAAAGATGCATCCAATGAGACATGCCTATTTGGAAGATGGATTATGAGCTTCTCTATAACATATGAAACTGAACACAATGAATAT AGAAACACAGTTCTTACGTTCCCTGAACATGTAAGGTATGATGGAAGCACTTGTGACAACGAAATATCTGGCCCTGTGCTAGCAATAGAGTTTGGAGAAGGTCATTCTTGGAATATCAGCTTCACGAAAACAAACGACACCTATCAAGGGATCATCTCCTTCACCTACAACACCAATGATACAGCACTGTTTCCAGATGCTAAAATGAAAG gactAATTACCACCTCTACAAACTATCCTTTGCATCCAGTTGAACTAGACACAGTTTTCATTTGTCAAAATATGGACTTCGTTGAATCTGGCAGTGTTATACAGAACTTCCAGAATGTCGTTCTTGAGGCTTTTCTTCCGTCTGGCAACCTAAGTGACCAAA AGACTGTGTGCGATAAAGATGCTGTAGTCACCCCTGAGCCTGCTGTTCCTGATACCAGCTCCACTGACACCACCTCCATCACCAATACCACCTTCATCATCAATACCACCTCCATCACCAATACCGAtaccaataccaataccaataccaataccaataccaatgccaATACCACCTCAATCACCAACGACACCACAGAGGAGGCTAACACAACAATTTTATCATCACGTTCCATCAGCCAACCAGATGAGATACCTGCCACAGGAACCTACTCTGTTAAAAGTGACACCGAGATCTGTCTTCTGGCAACCATGGGGCTGCAGCTGAACATGACAAAT ACTCCAATGAACATTAATCCAAACACAACTACAGCTAGCGGGCGTTGTGGCAATAGAACTTCTGTCCTCACCCTGACAGATACCGACATCGTGGTTGTCTTCACTTTTGCTGTC AAGAACACAAGCTTTGAAAGATTTTACCTGAAAGCGGTGGACGTCACTGTGACCAACCCTGTAAATG GAACGCAGTTTGCTGCAAGTGACAATCTCACTTTCTGGGAGGCCTCCCTCGGAAGCTCATACATGTGTCGAAAAAAGGAGACTCTTGTAGTGACTCCTTCATGTAGCCTGCACGTCTTCAACTTAAGGATCCAGCCATTTCAAGTACAGAATGGCCAGTTCTCCATAG
- the LAMP2 gene encoding lysosome-associated membrane glycoprotein 2 isoform X3 translates to METQRSAAGRLPRALFCALVLFLLEGSVVYQAYAVDVEVKDASNETCLFGRWIMSFSITYETEHNEYRNTVLTFPEHVRYDGSTCDNEISGPVLAIEFGEGHSWNISFTKTNDTYQGIISFTYNTNDTALFPDAKMKGLITTSTNYPLHPVELDTVFICQNMDFVESGSVIQNFQNVVLEAFLPSGNLSDQKTVCDKDAVVTPEPAVPDTSSTDTTSITNTTFIINTTSITNTDTNTNTNTNTNTNANTTSITNDTTEEANTTILSSRSISQPDEIPATGTYSVKSDTEICLLATMGLQLNMTNTPMNINPNTTTASGRCGNRTSVLTLTDTDIVVVFTFAVKNTSFERFYLKAVDVTVTNPVNGTQFAASDNLTFWEASLGSSYMCRKKETLVVTPSCSLHVFNLRIQPFQVQNGQFSIAEECTSSDFLFIIPIVVGVVIGLLIVFAFVFYMIGRRKSDSGYQAV, encoded by the exons ATGGAGACGCAGCGCTCAGCCGCCGGTCGCCTCCCGCGCGCTCTCTTCTGCGCCCTCGTCCTCTTCTTGCTCGAAGGATCAG TTGTTTACCAGGCTTATGCTGTGGATGTAGAAGTGAAAGATGCATCCAATGAGACATGCCTATTTGGAAGATGGATTATGAGCTTCTCTATAACATATGAAACTGAACACAATGAATAT AGAAACACAGTTCTTACGTTCCCTGAACATGTAAGGTATGATGGAAGCACTTGTGACAACGAAATATCTGGCCCTGTGCTAGCAATAGAGTTTGGAGAAGGTCATTCTTGGAATATCAGCTTCACGAAAACAAACGACACCTATCAAGGGATCATCTCCTTCACCTACAACACCAATGATACAGCACTGTTTCCAGATGCTAAAATGAAAG gactAATTACCACCTCTACAAACTATCCTTTGCATCCAGTTGAACTAGACACAGTTTTCATTTGTCAAAATATGGACTTCGTTGAATCTGGCAGTGTTATACAGAACTTCCAGAATGTCGTTCTTGAGGCTTTTCTTCCGTCTGGCAACCTAAGTGACCAAA AGACTGTGTGCGATAAAGATGCTGTAGTCACCCCTGAGCCTGCTGTTCCTGATACCAGCTCCACTGACACCACCTCCATCACCAATACCACCTTCATCATCAATACCACCTCCATCACCAATACCGAtaccaataccaataccaataccaataccaataccaatgccaATACCACCTCAATCACCAACGACACCACAGAGGAGGCTAACACAACAATTTTATCATCACGTTCCATCAGCCAACCAGATGAGATACCTGCCACAGGAACCTACTCTGTTAAAAGTGACACCGAGATCTGTCTTCTGGCAACCATGGGGCTGCAGCTGAACATGACAAAT ACTCCAATGAACATTAATCCAAACACAACTACAGCTAGCGGGCGTTGTGGCAATAGAACTTCTGTCCTCACCCTGACAGATACCGACATCGTGGTTGTCTTCACTTTTGCTGTC AAGAACACAAGCTTTGAAAGATTTTACCTGAAAGCGGTGGACGTCACTGTGACCAACCCTGTAAATG GAACGCAGTTTGCTGCAAGTGACAATCTCACTTTCTGGGAGGCCTCCCTCGGAAGCTCATACATGTGTCGAAAAAAGGAGACTCTTGTAGTGACTCCTTCATGTAGCCTGCACGTCTTCAACTTAAGGATCCAGCCATTTCAAGTACAGAATGGCCAGTTCTCCATAG